A single window of Equus caballus isolate H_3958 breed thoroughbred unplaced genomic scaffold, TB-T2T haplotype2-0000778, whole genome shotgun sequence DNA harbors:
- the LOC111771770 gene encoding ral guanine nucleotide dissociation stimulator-like isoform X1: MFTCCVPVFRGSRLRKTQSVRLLCCCGHRIKPHGQFGRRYPKNSTQEIFEELHDGFDFSPSLVKGQEQQAASSILCRSENSTQEIFEELCVGFDFSPSLVKEQEQQATSSILCRSEEPTLSVAEARTMLTLKAGAVQKVVGCLQPSFHGRSISVTTFPCVYQAFYPTPQVLDQLLQSALSPIWGPRPQENSQDMWQMLRHSRINLTLAYLQDLLPGSVLKHQATPLLIQVDLFQATELETEAPAPAPALLPGAEVEKGPHLELDGTPVLFLPSLLALEPAAAPSAAPDPERVPSAAPAQVPGPELDSTGPRGLLGFPPQAPVTAAESAPVPEASHPCRVTGKKQPDGKPSLMAFSPRDVAEQLTAIDAEVFKNVEPSECLGSTWGKRNRPGHENVAPTVWATVVQFNRVVKCVMTSCLGDPNVTARGRAKVLERWIEVARECRALRNISSLHAVLSALQSVPIHRLKKTWGKVSRKSCRKFKKLCDEDNSLSWELLIKKQPSKFATLLRTLQRGRKRQQQKGIVPFLGTMLTDLIMLDTAMEDYVNGNEINHEKKKKEHSVMIEIVQLQEAAENYNLEPQELFRSWFWDMEQLSEDERMVTSRMEIVLLVTIGPTLADQALGAVLGEVKAVLGAHV; this comes from the exons ATGTTTACTTGTTGTGTACCAGTTTTCAGAGGCTCTAGGCTCAGGAAAACCCAGAGTGTGAGACTGTTGTGTTGTTGTGGACATCGGATCAAGCCTCATGGCCAATTTGGCAGGAGGTACCCAAAG aactccacGCAGGAGATCTTTGAAGAGCTACATGATGGgttcgacttctctccctccctagtcaaggggcaggagcagcaggccgccagcagcatcctgtgccggtctgag AACTCCACTCAGGAGATCTTTGAAGAGTTATGTGTTGGgttcgacttctctccctccctagtcaaggagcaggagcagcaggccaccagcagcatcctgtgccggtctgag GAACCCACCCTATCCGTGGCTGAGGCCCGCACGATGCTGACCCTCAAGGCAGGCGCAGTGCAGAAGGTGGTAGGCTGCCTGCAACCATCTTTCCACGGCAGATCCATCTCCGTCACCACCTTCCCGTGTGTGTACCAGGCCTTCTACCCGACCCCacaggtcctggaccagctgctcCAGAG tgccctctctCCCATCTGGGGCCCCCGGCCTCAGGAGAACTCCCAGGATATGTGGCAGATGCTGCGCCACTCCAGGATCAACCTGACGTTGGCGTATCTCCAGGACCTCTTGCCTGGCTCGGTCCTGAAGCACCAGGCCACCCCTCTTCTCATCCAGGTGGACCTTTTCCAGGCCACTGAGTTGGAGACAGAGG ctcctgccccagctccagcacttctGCCAGGtgcagaggtggaaaaggggccACATCTGGAGCTGGACGGAACTCCAGTTCTATTTCTGCCATCACTTCTAGCGCTGGAACCGGCAGCAGCGCCCTCAGCTGCTCCAGACCCCGAGCGAGTGccatcagcagccccagcccaagtGCCAGGTCCTGAACTGGACTCAACGGGACCAAGGGGTCTGCTGGGATTTCCACCTCAGGCTCCAGTAACAGCCGCAGAATCAGCTCCGGTTCCAGAGGCTTCCCACCCCTGTCGAGTGACCGGGAAGAAGCAGCCCGATGGGAAGCCTAGCCTCATGGCCTTCTCCCCAAGGGACGTGGCAGAACAGCTGACGGCCATTGACGCG gaagtGTTCAAGAACGTCGAGCCCTCTGAGTGTCTGGGCTCCACCTGGGGCAAAAGAAACCGGCCCGGACATGAGAACGTGGCACCCACCGTCTGGGCCACAGTGGTGCAGTTCAACAGAGTAGTAAAGTGTGTCATGACGTCCTGCCTTGGGGACCCAAACGTGACGGCCCGGGGCAGGGCCAAGGTTCTGGAGCGGTGGATCGAGGTGGCCAGG gagtgccgagccTTGAGGAACATCTCCTCCCTGCACGCAGTCCTCTCGGCTCTGCAGAGCGTGCCCATACACAGACTGAAGAAGACCTGGGGGAAGGTCTCCAG gaagagctgccgaaaatttaaaaagctctgtGATGAGGACAACTCCCTTAGCTGGGAGCTGCTCATCAAG AAGCAGCCCTCCAAGTTTGCCACCCTGCTGAGGACCCTGCAGAGAGGccggaagaggcagcagcagaag GGCATCGTCCCCTTCCTGGGCACCATGCTAACTGACCTGATCATGCTCGACACTGCCATGGAGGATTATGTAAAT ggcaatgaGATCAACcacgagaaaaagaaaaag GAACACAGCGTGATGATTGAGATCGTtcagctccaggaggctgcagagaattACAACCTAGAGCCCCAGGAGCTATTCAGGTCCTGGTTCTGGGACATGGAGCAGCTCAgtgaggatgagag